The Pseudomonas bijieensis DNA window GCAGATCTCCGCCCAGACCAACCTGCTGGCCCTCAATGCCGCCATCGAAGCGGCCCGGGCCGGCGAAAGCGGTCGTGGCTTCGCGGTGGTGGCCGATGAAGTGCGCACCTTGGCCCAGAACGTCAGTCGGGCCACCGACGATATCTCGCGCAACATCGACGCCATGCTCGAGGAAGTCAGCTCCACCCACGAGCAAACCACGCAGATCAGCCACAGCGCCCGGGAAACCCAGAAAGTGGTGGAACGCGCCTCCGGCCATTTCGAAAGCATGATCGGCGATTTCGAATCCACCAACGGCAAGCTGGCGGACATCGCCACCCATATCCAAGAGTTCGCCGACAGCAACACGGGGATCAACGACCGGGTCACCCAGATCCACGCCGACAGCCAGTTGATCGACCAGCGCATGCAGCATTCGGCGACGGCCACCCGCGACCTGTCCGGCGTGGCCGAAAAGGTCCAGGCGTTGCTGGGTCGCTTCGTGCTCGGCCACGGCAAGCTGGACGCTGCCATTACCCGCGCCAGCGAGTGCCGCGATAACTTGCAGGTTCGTCTGGAAGCCCTGCAAGGCGAAGGCCTGAACCTGTTCGATCAGAATTACCAGCTGATTCCCGGCACCGATCCCAAGCAGTACATGGCCAGCTATACCGAACGCTTTGCCCAGGTCTGCCAGGAAGAATGCGACAAACTCACCCGCAGCACGCCGGGTGGCAAGGTTTCGTTCATTGTCGACAGCAAAGGCTATTGCCCGGTGAACAACAGCTGGGTCTCGAAGCCGCCGACCGGCGACCGGACGGTGGATTTGCCAGTGTGCCGCAACAAGCGGATCTTCAACGACCCGATCGGCCTGCGCGCGGCGGGCAACGTCCAGCGCTTCCTGCTACAGACCTACCTGCGCGATACTGGGGAAATCATGACCGAGATCGACGTCCCGTTCTTCTTCGGCGGCCGCCATTGGGGCAATCTGCGAGTGGGGTTCGATGCGGCGGTGTTGCTGGCGGAGTGATGGTGCGGTAGCACGACTCCTGCTCCGCCCACAAGGGTTCTGTGGTGCATGCAAATCCTGAGACCACCTCAAAACAACTGTGGGAGCGAGCCTGCTCGCGATCGCGGTGGGTCAGCCGCATGATCTGCTAACTGACACTACGCCTTCGCGAGCAAGCCCGCTCCCACAGGGGGGTTACCTCAATCCAAGCGATGCTTCAGCAGCACTTGGGCCCACCCTTGCCGCCGTAACGGGCCTCCTGGCGTTCGCGAAAGAACGCCTCGTAGTCCATCAACGGCTTGTCCGGGTGTTTGGTCTGCATGTGCTCGACGTAGTTGTCGTAGTCGGGCATGCCGACCATCAGGCGGGCGGCCTGACCGAGGTATTTACCCAGGCGACTCAAGTCATTGAACATCGTTGCAATCCTCTCAAGCGTCCGGCAGTGCCTGGAATGGCGCTTCTTTGTCCGTGCGTTCCTTGGTGCCCCAGGCGGCGATGCCGACCTTGAGCGCGTAGAACAGGATGCTGAAGACCACGAACAGGAACAACACCGTCAGCGTCGCGTTGGTGTAGGCGTTGAACACCACGTGCTGCATCTGCTCGATGCTCTTGGCCGGGGCCAGGATCTGGCCGGCGGCCAGGGCATCGTTGTATTTGCGTGCCAGGGCCAGGAAGCCGATCGCCGGGTTGGCGTCGAACAGCTTGATCAGGCCCGCGGTGGTGGTGCAGATCAACAGCCAGGACGCCGGCAGCAGCGTGACCCAGACGTAGCGCTGGCGCTTCATCTTGATCAGCACCACGGTGGCGAGCATCAGCGCGATACCGGCCAGCATCTGGTTGGAGATGCCGAACAACGGCCACAAGGTGTTGATGCCGCCCAGCGGATCGATCACGCCCTGGTACAGCAGGTAGCCCCACAGCGCCACGCAACCGGCGGTGGCGATCAGGTTGGCCGGCCAGGATTCGGTACGTTTGAGCGAAGGCACGAACGAGCCGAGCAGATCCTGCAGCATGAACCGCCCGGCACGGGTGCCGGCGTCCACCGCCGTGAGGATGAACAGCGCCTCGAACAGGATCGCGAAGTGGTACCAGAACGCCATGGTGTTTTCACCCGGCAGCACCGAGTGCAGGATCTGTGCGATCCCCACCGCCAGGGTCGGCGCACCGCCGGCACGGGCCAGCACGGTGGTCTCGCCGATGTCCTTGGCCACTGCTTGCAGCGCCTCTGGCGTGATGGCGAAGCCCCAACTGCTGACAGTCTGGGCCACGGCCACCACGTCACCGCCGACGATCGCCGCCGGGCTGTTCATGGCGAAGTACACGCCTGGCTCGATCACCGACGCGGCGACCATGGCCATGATCGCCACGAAGGATTCCATCAACATGCCGCCGTAACCGATGTAGCGGGCGTTGGTTTCGTTATCCAGCAGCTTGGGCGTGGTGCCCGAGGAGATCAGCGCATGGAAGCCCGAGACCGCGCCGCAGGCGATGGTGATGAACAGGAACGGGAACAGCCCGCCCTTCCACACCGGCCCGGTGCCGTCGGTGAACTGGGTCAGCGCCGGCATTTTCAGCTCGGGCATGGTCACCAGGATACCGATGGCCAGGGCGACGATGGTGCCGATCTTCAGGAAGGTCGACAGGTAGTCCCGCGGCGCCAGGATCAGCCACACCGGCAGTACCGCCGCGACAAAACCGTAGCCGATCAGCATCCAGGTGATCTGGATCCCGGTGAAGGTGAAGGCCTTGGCCCAGACCGGGTCGGCGGCGATCTGCCCGCCCAGCCAGATCGAGCCCAGCAGCAACAGCACGCCGATGAGCGAGATCTCGCCGATGCGGCCCGGGCGGATGTAGCGCATGTAGAGGCCCATGAACATCGCGATCGGGATGGTCGCCATCACCGTGAAGATGCCCCACGGGCTCTCGGCCAGGGCCTTGACCACGATCAGCGCCAGCACCGCGAGGATGATGATCATGATCAGGAAGCAGCCGAACAGCGCGATGGTGCCGGGGATGCGGCCCATTTCCTCGCGCACCATGTCGCCCAGGGAGCGCCCGTTGCGGCGGGTGGACAGGAACAGGACCATGAAGTCCTGCACCGCACCGGCCAGCACCACGCCGGCGATCAGCCAGAGCGTACCGGGCAGGTAGCCCATCTGCGCCGCCAGCACCGGCCCGACCAGCGGCCCCGCGCCGGCAATGGCCGCGAAGTGGTGGCCGAAGAGAATGTGTTTGTTGGTCGGGACATAGTCCAGCCCATCGTTGTTGAGCACGGCGGGGGTGGCCCGGCGCGCATCGAGTTGCATCACGTTGTTGGCGATGAAGAGGCTGTAGTAGCGGTAGGCGACCAGGTAGATGGCCACGGCTGCGACGACGATCCAGAGGGCGTTGATCGGTTCGCCGCGGCGCAAGGCCACGACACTCAACGCACAGGCTCCTAGAACAGCCACGGCAAACCAGGCGAGGTGTTTAACCAGACGGGTTGTCATTGCGTGTCTCCTGCCGATATCCAGTGGATTGCGGCGATTGTTTTTATAGTGTGCCCCGGCTATTCGGAGCCGGCCCAATATCCCTGCAATGGGTCAATAAATAAATCCGTAGTACTACGTAGAACCCCAATTTCCCCTGTGGGAGCAAGGCTTGCCCGCGATAGAGTCAATTCGGTCTTTCATACACCGCGGCGCCTGCATCGCGAGCAAGCTTTGCTCCCACATGTCTTGCGCCACAGGTTTTATGCCTCACCCATGGGTTTGGCATATGATGCCGCCATTGGCCTCCCCGCCGAGTCCGGACAGGAATACAGATGCTGCTCAAACACAAAATCGTCGCCCTCGGGATTCTGCCGCTGGTCCTGGCCATCGCCGTCATCTGCGCCCTGGTGATCTCGCTCAACCGCCAGTTGGGCGACCAGCAGGCGCAACTGATCGAAGACAGCATCCTGGCGAGCAAGCGCGCCGAGCTGAAGAACTATGTCGAAATGGCGCAGAGCCTGATCGCTCCGCTGTATGACAACGGCCAGGGCGACGAGCGCGCGCAACAGCAGGTACTGGAAGAACTGCGCAAGCTCAGCTTCGGCATCAACGGCTATTTTTTCGTGTATGACCGCCAGGGCCGTAGCCTGATGCATGCCCGCCAATCGGAGCTGGTGGGGCAATACCTCTGGGACATGAAGGATCCCCACGGCCTGCCGGTCATCCAGGCATTGCTCAAAAGCGCCGAGTCAGGCGAAGGGTTCCAGCGCTATGCCTGGAACAAACCCTCCTCCGGCCAGGTGACCGACAAGCTGGCCTATGTCGTAATGCTGGATAAATGGGGCTGGATGCTCGGCACCGGGATTTACCTGGAGGACGTCGAACGCGCCACCCAGCAAGCCCGCGACGAAGTTGCCCAGGGCATCCACAGCACCATGCAAGCCATCGCCGCGATCGCGTTGGTGGCGGTCCTGCTGGTATTTGCCGGCGGCATGACCCTCAACGTCAGCGAACATCGCCTGGCCGACAAAAAGCTGCAGCGCCTGAACCAGCGCATCGTCAGCTTGCAGGAAGAGGAACGCTCGCGGGTTTCTCGCGAACTGCATGACGGCATCAGCCAACTGCTGGTATCGATAAAATTCCAGTTCGAACTGGCCAGCCATGTGTTGGAGAACGGCCAGGAAAACGGCCTGGGCATTCTGAAAAATGCCACCGAGCGGCTGGGCGAAGCCATCGGCGAGATCCGTAGCATCTCCCACGACTTGCGCTCGTCACTGCTCGACACCCTGGGCCTGCCCGCCGCCATCGGCCAGCTCGCCACCGAATTTCAACAACGCAGCGGGCTGGAAGTGTCCTACCGAAGCAACGAATTCGATTGCCGCCTCGAAAATGGCGCCCCTGTCTCGCTGTTTCGTATTGCCCAAGAAGCCCTGACCAATATCGAGCGCCATGCCGGGGCGAAAAGTGTCGGCATCACCCTGTTCGGCTCCAGCCAGTCCTTGCGCCTGACGGTGGTCGACGATGGGATGGGGTTCAACGTCCCGCAAGTGGAACGCGGCCATGCCGGCATCGGCCTGCGTAACATCCGCGAACGGGTCGAGCATTTCGGCGGACGCCTGGAAGTGACCTCGGTGCCGGGCCGCAGCGAGCTGGACATCCTGCTGCCCATGAACCTCTCGGTCACGGAAAGCTGATGCGCCCCCATTCCAACAAGAGCACCTGCCGATGAACCTGCCCCCCGTGATTCGCGTTGCGCTGGTCGACGACCACTCTCTGGTTCGCGACGGCATCAGGGCCCTGCTCTCGGTGATGCCGCAGCTGGATGTGGTGGGCGAAGCCGAGAACGGCGCGCAGGCGATCGAAATGGTCGGTCGCTGCCAGCCGGATCTGCTGCTGATGGACATCGGCCTCAAGGACAAGAACGGCCTCGAGCTGACCCGGCTGCTGGGCAAGCAATACCCCAGCCTCAAGATCCTGATCCTCAGCATGTACGACAATTACGAGTACGTGAGTGAGTCCGTGCGTTCCGGTGCCAGCGGCTATGTGCTCAAGAATGCGCCGTCGCGGGAGATCATCGCGGCCATCGAAGCCATCATCAGCGGCGGCACTTTCTACAGTGCCGAGATTGCCCAGCGACTCGCCACCGACCCAAACACCGATAACGAGCTGACGCCGCGCGAAAGCCAGGTGTTGTACAAAATGGTCCAGGGCCTGAACAACAAGGAAATGGCCCGCGAACTGGACATCAGCGTACGGACCGTTGAAACCCATCGCCTGAGCATCCGCCGCAAGCTGAACATCGACAAGCCCGCAGCCCTGGTGAAATACGCGATCGATCACGGGATCATTTCCCGCTAGAAGAACCCTTGTGGCGAGGGGAGCTTGCTCCCGCTCGGTTGCGCAGCGACCGTAAAATATTGGGGTCGCTGCGCAACCCAGCGGGAGCAAGCTCCCTCGCCACAGGTTATTCATTTCAATCGGCGTGGTAATAGCCCGGCAACTCAAGATCGGCCAACAGGCCCGGGCTACTACTTGGCGTCCAGCCCAGCAAGGCACGGGTGTACTGGCTGGACACCGCCATGTTCGCGCCCGCCATGTGGGCGAACCAACCGAAGTGCTCGCGCTCCCGGGACTCGACCGGCAACCCCAGACCACGACCGATTGCCAGGGCAATGTCCTTGAACGGCACCGCCTCGTCGGCGACGGCGTGGTAGACGGACTGCGTCACGCCCTGTTCCAGCGCCAGCCGATAGACCCGTGCGGCGTCCAGCCGATGCACACCCGACCAGCAGTGACTGCCATCCCCGAGGTAGGCCGAGACGCCCGTCTCCCGGGCCAGGCGAATCAGGATAGGAACGAACCCATGGTCGCCGAGGCCATGGACCGAAGGGGCCAGCCGTACTGTCGCGACCCGCACCCCGCGCTCGACCAGCGCCCGGGCCGCCGTTTCGGATTTACGTGGCGAGGCCGGGCTGGGAACCTCCAGCTCGCTCGCCCCCCGCGTCAGACCCAACAGGCCCGACGTCACCAGCAAAGGTCGCTCGGATCCTTGCAGCGCGCTGCCCAAGGTTTCGATCACATGGCGATCCTGCTCAGCGTTCTCGACAAACCGCGAGAAATCATGATTGAACGCCGTGTGAATCACCGCATCCGCCGCCGAGGCGGCCTGGTGCAGCACGTCGAGGTCGTCCAGCGTCCCACGGATCACCTTGGCGCCGGTCCCGGCCAGTGCTGCTGCCTTGTCATCGGAACGGGCCAGGCCCGTGACCTGATGGCCGGCATCGATCAATTCCTGGACCACGGCAGATCCAACCCAGCCCGTGGCACCGGTAACGAATACGTGCATGTGCAATGCTCCTGTTCTAAAAAGCGAGATCGAAAATCTTATAACCCATCGAAAGCTCAGGATTTGTATAGAACTTGTGCTTCCCGCCCTCTGAGCAGCATCAAGGCCACTGCGAAGGACAGTGCAACGGCGATGGCGCCACCCAGGTAAACCGCACCGATCCCCCAGCCACTCGCCAACAACCCGGCCAGCGGGCTGGTGATACCCAGGGAAATATCCAGGAACGCGACGTAGGCGCCCATGGCAAGACCGCGTGCCTGCGGCGGTGCTCGCCGTACCGCTTCCACGCCGAAGCCGGGAAACGCCAGGGAATAACCGAAACCGGTGAATGCCGCGCCCAAATAGGCAATGGTCGCGGTGTCGGCATCCCAGATCAGCAGCAGCCCAACGGTTTCGATCAATACGCAGACCAGCGCGACCCGGGCGCCGCCGATCTTGTCCGGAAGGTGCCCGAAAAGCAGGCGCGCCGCGATGAACGCCACACCGAACGCCGTGAACGCCAAGGATGAATTGCCCCAATCCCTGGCCGCGAACAACAGCGCGATAAAGGCCGTAACGACACCGAAGCCCACGCTGCAAAACGCCAACCCCAGGCCTGGCACCCACACGGCGCCCATCACTTTGTAGAACGGTGCTCGCCGGGTCGCCGTGGGCGCCACAGCCCGGACACCCGTGACAATCGCCAGCGCCAGCAGCGGGATAAAAATCGTCGCGACGGCAATGCCCGTGAACCCCCAGCCGGTATTCAGCGCCACGCCGAGCGGAGCGCCCAGGGCATACGCGCCGTACATGGCGATACCATTCCATGCCATGACCTTGCCGGCATGCTGCGCACCGACCAGGCCGATGCCCCAGCCCAACGCGCCAGTGACGATCAGGCTTTCACCCAGCGCCAGCAGGACACGTCCGCCCAGCAGCAGCCAGACCGAAGTGACAGGCGCGGCAACGAACGCCAGGGAAACCAGATAAATCAACCCGGAAACCGCCGCAGTCACCAGGCCAACCATGACAGCGCGCTTGCCGCCGCGCATGTCGGCGAAGTTACCGGCCCAGGCGCGGGACAACAGCGCCGCGGCGAATTGCGCGCCGACCACCAGGCCGATGACCAGCGTACCCATGCCCAGCGTGTCATGCAGGTGAAGGGGCAAGACCGGCAATTGCATGCCCAGGGTGAGAAAACCGATGAATACCGTCAGTGTGAGTGGCAACAGCTTGAGCACCGTCTTGGCGTCAGCGGTTGCCTGAGGCGCCAAGGAGGCGCCCTGATGAACGTTTTTTTGAGTCATAACCCTGCTCACAGAAAGGATGCGATGTGACGTTGAACGTTGTTCGTGGAGCCGACTAGAATGCGATCAATTCGTCGCATTCAAGATACGAATAATCCGTCGCATTTCCTATTCGCATTCCCTTCCGAGGCTCATGCCTGTATGTCCGAACGCTCAAGCCCGCAGATTTCCTCGCGTAAACAACCGAAACAGGCACGCTCCACCGAGCTCGTCGCCGCCGTTCTGGAGGCGGCTGTTCAGGTTTTGGCGACCCAGGGCGCGGCCCGTTTCACCGTGGCCCGGGTTGCCGAGCGAGCGGGCGTCAGCGTCGGCTCGGTGTACCAATACTTCCCGAACAAAGCGGCGATCCTGTTTCGGCTGCAAAGTGATGAATGGCGGCAAACCAGCGATATGCTGCGCGAGATTCTTGAAGACAACCGCAATCCGCCCTTCGAGCGGCTACGTACCCTCGTGCGGGCGTTCATCCAGTCCGAATGCGACGAGGCCCAGATACGCGTCGCGCTCAACGACGCCGCACCGCTCTACCGCGACGCCCCCGAGCACCACGCGGCGCGAATGTCGGTGCAGCAGTCGGTGGACGCTTTCATGCTGCAGGCACTGCCAACCGTCCCGACACAAACCCGTGCCCTGGCAGGAGACCTGGTAATCACGACGCTCAGCACCGTGGGCAAGCGATTTTCATCAGCGCCCCGCTCCCCCGTGGAAGTTGCCACCTATAGCGACGCCATGGCCGATATGTTCTGCGCCTACCTGGAAAGCTTGCAGCGATGCCCGCTTTGAGACTGCTCTGTGTCGATTGTTCGTCAGCAATGCTCCAGTGACAGCCCGTCGACACTTTTACTACACTCCCCGATCTTGTTCCCCTGCGCTGTGAGACGTCCCATCACTATGAAAACCATAACAAGCTCGATGACGCTCTGTGGCCTGTTGGCGCTTTCTTGCGCTGCTCTCGCCGAGCCGGCCCCCTCGCTCCTGGACCAGGTCCTGCAACGCGGCGAACTGAAGGTGTGCACCACCGGCGACTACAAGCCCTATACCTTTAAAACCGCAACCGGCGAATACGAAGGCATCGACATCGACATGGCCCGCTCGCTGGCCGCCAGCCTGGGCGTCAAGGTGCAATGGGTGCAGACCACCTGGAAAACCCTGATGCCGGATATGGTTGCAGGTCAATGCGACATCGGCATGGGTGGGATTTCGGTGACGCTGGAGCGCCAGAAGAAAGCCTATTTCAGTACCACCCTGGACGTGGATGGCAAGATCCCGCTGGTGCGTTGCGAAGACCAGGAGCGTTACCAGACTATCGAGCAGATGAACCAGCCTTCGGTGCGCCTGGTCGAGCCGGCTGGCGGCACCAACGAAGCCTTCGTGCGGGCGTTCCTGCCCAACGGCCAGCTCAGCTTCCACGACAACGTGACCATCTTCCAGCAACTGCTGGACAAGAAAGCCGACGTGATGATTACCGACGCTTCGGAAGCGCTCTACCAGCAGAAACTCAAGCCCGGCCTGTGCGCTGTCAACCCGACCCGCTACCTGCAATATGGCGAGAAGGCCTACCTGCTGCCACGGGACGACACCACCTGGAAGATGTACGTCGATCAGTGGCTGCACCTGAGCAAGGCCAATGGCAGTTACCAGAAAGTGATTGGGCAGTGGCTGGCCGTTCCAGCCGCCCAATGACCGTTCGCTGACGAAACAAAAAACCAGTGGGAGCGAGCTTGCTCGCGATGGCGTCAGGTCAGTCACATTGATCTTGGCTGACACTCCGCTATCGCGAGCAGGCTCGCTCCCACAGGGCTGGATCGATCAAGCCTGATTTTGACGTCAGGCCCATTCACCTCACTGCGCCGCCCGCACCTTGGCGATCTCCTCGTACATCGTCTTCACCAGGTCGCCATCCAGGGATTTGGCGAACTTGTCGACCACCGGTTTCACCCGCTCGCGCAAGCGATCTTTCTCGGCTGGGCTTATCTCATTGACGGTCATCGCAGCGGCCAACGTGGCCTTGGCCTTGTCCATGCTCGCCGCCGTGACTTCACGCTGGAATGTTTGCGCCTCGGCCGCGGCCGCGCGAATCATTGCCTTTTCATCATCGTTGAGACGGCTCCAGGTTTTCTGGCTGATGATCAACGACTGCGGGTTAAAGATGTGGCCCGTCACGGAAAGGTACTTCTGCACCTCGTAGAACTTGTTGCCCTCGATCACCGTGAAAGGGTTTTCCTGGCCGTCGATGGTGTGCTGCTCAAGGCCGGTGTAGACCTCGGGGAACGCCATCGGCACGGGGTTGGCACCCAGAGCAGAGAAGGTTTCCAGATAGATCGGCGACTGGATGACTCGGATCTTCAGGCCCTGCATGTCCTCGAGCCGGGTCACCGGGTGCTTGCTGTTGGTCAGGTTACGAAAACCCAGGTCCCAGTAACCCAGCCCTACCAGCCCCTTGCTGTCCAGTTGCGCCGCCAGTTTCTGCCCGACCGGCCCATCGATGACCGCATGGGCCTCCTCGACGTTATTGAACAGGAACGGGAAATCGAGCATGGCGTAATCCGGTGCCTGGGCGGCCAGGATGCCGGAGTTGAGCACGGTGATGTCCAGCGTGCCGCCCTGCAACGCCGACACGGTTTGCACGTCGCCGCCCAACGTACCGCCGGGGAACAGGCGGACCTTGATCTTGCCGCCGCTCTTTTCGCCGAGCAGGTCGGCGAACTTCTGCGCGCCCTGGCCCTGGGGGTGTTCCTTGACGTTCTGGAAAGCGAATCGCAAGGTCCGCTCGCGGATCTCGTCCGCGTGGCTGGCCACACCGGTCAACAGCAAGCCCGTCGCGCACGCCCCGGCCAGCAGGGTTTTCATCAGTTTTCCCATGTCACTCTCCGATCATTATTGTTTTTAAGGTCGAGCCAGACGGCACCGCTGTCATCCGGTGAAGAACTTCAACGGCCCCAGGACCAGCTGCGGAAACAGGACCAACAGGAACAGCACCACAAACTGCGCAAACATGAACGGCCACACCCCGCGGACGATTTCCTCGAAGTCCAGCTTGGCCACCCCGCACACCACGTTGAGCACCGTGCCCACGGGCGGCGTGATCAGGCCGATGGCGGTGTTGATCAGGAACAGCACACCGAAGTACACCGGGTCGATCCCCGCCTGGATGACAGCAGGCATCAGCACCGGGGTAAGAATGAGAATGGTCGGGGTCATGTCCATCACCGTCCCCACCAGGATGATCAGCACCATCATCACCAGCAGCAGAAGGGTCTGGTTGTCCATGAAGGGCGCCAGCAGTTCCGCCAACTGCCCCGGCAGATCGGCGATGGTCACCAGCCACGATGAAACCATCGCCGCGGCCACCAGCAGCATCACCACCGAGGTGGTCTTGGCCGAGGACAGGATCACTTCGTACAACTGGCTGACTTTCATTTCCCGGTAGATCACCAGGGACACGAACAGCGAATAGACCGCCGCGACCACGGCTGCTTCCGTGGGGGTGAAGATGCCGAACTTGAGGCCCAGGATGATGATCAAGGGCAGGCCCATTGCCCAACTGCCGTCGAGCAACGTGCGCAGCACTTCGGCACGGGAACGCTTGGGCGGCGTCTCGACATTCTCGCGGCGGGAAATGAACCACCAGGCAACAGCCAGCGAAGCCCCGAGCAGCAGGCCCGGCACAATACCGGCCAGGAACAGCTTGGAAATCGACACCCCCGACGCCACGCCAAAGACGATAAAGCCAATACTCGGCGGAATGACCGGCGCGATGATGCTACCGGCGGCGATCAGGCCGGCCGAGCGCCCTCGGTTGTGTCCGGCCAGCACCATCATCGGCACCAGCAACGCCGCCAGTGCCGCCGCATCGGCCACAGCCGAACCGGAGAGTGACGCCAGCAGGCAGGAAGCGATGATCGCCACGTAACCAAGGCCACCGCGCTTATGCCCCACCAGCGCCATGGCAATGTTGACGATGCGTTTGGACAGGCCTCCGACGTTCATGATTTCACCGGCCAACATGAAGAACGGCACGGCCATCAGCGGGAAGCTATCCGCGCCATTGAGCAGGTTCTGGGCAATGATTTGCGCGTCGAACAGATCCAGGTAAACCATCAACGCCACGCTGACCACCAGCAAGGCAAACGCGATGGGCATTCCCAGCGCCATGCTACCCATCAGAGACCCGAGGAAAATA harbors:
- a CDS encoding response regulator translates to MNLPPVIRVALVDDHSLVRDGIRALLSVMPQLDVVGEAENGAQAIEMVGRCQPDLLLMDIGLKDKNGLELTRLLGKQYPSLKILILSMYDNYEYVSESVRSGASGYVLKNAPSREIIAAIEAIISGGTFYSAEIAQRLATDPNTDNELTPRESQVLYKMVQGLNNKEMARELDISVRTVETHRLSIRRKLNIDKPAALVKYAIDHGIISR
- a CDS encoding methyl-accepting chemotaxis protein — protein: MQTLKALYESIEMQFFDTLTKKLSSLFLLVLVSGLLYWVALSARAEILLLLRNAQLDGALLGQIEGRLDSLTHALLFGAVLTLGMISFMVWYFRHLIVRPVTAMTKALEEIANGEGDLSKDLPLVTHDEIRVLAGTCNRFLAKQREIISNVQALTVHIAVESARSLKNISDSSDSATHQARFAKEVMDQSNTAVGRIEEVSRQTQGISSTTAQNLSMARDSYAELLEVTGNISEISNSLGEFATLVSALNQRSSSIKSIVGLIQQISAQTNLLALNAAIEAARAGESGRGFAVVADEVRTLAQNVSRATDDISRNIDAMLEEVSSTHEQTTQISHSARETQKVVERASGHFESMIGDFESTNGKLADIATHIQEFADSNTGINDRVTQIHADSQLIDQRMQHSATATRDLSGVAEKVQALLGRFVLGHGKLDAAITRASECRDNLQVRLEALQGEGLNLFDQNYQLIPGTDPKQYMASYTERFAQVCQEECDKLTRSTPGGKVSFIVDSKGYCPVNNSWVSKPPTGDRTVDLPVCRNKRIFNDPIGLRAAGNVQRFLLQTYLRDTGEIMTEIDVPFFFGGRHWGNLRVGFDAAVLLAE
- a CDS encoding TetR family transcriptional regulator; protein product: MSERSSPQISSRKQPKQARSTELVAAVLEAAVQVLATQGAARFTVARVAERAGVSVGSVYQYFPNKAAILFRLQSDEWRQTSDMLREILEDNRNPPFERLRTLVRAFIQSECDEAQIRVALNDAAPLYRDAPEHHAARMSVQQSVDAFMLQALPTVPTQTRALAGDLVITTLSTVGKRFSSAPRSPVEVATYSDAMADMFCAYLESLQRCPL
- a CDS encoding YbdD/YjiX family protein, with amino-acid sequence MFNDLSRLGKYLGQAARLMVGMPDYDNYVEHMQTKHPDKPLMDYEAFFRERQEARYGGKGGPKCC
- a CDS encoding carbon starvation CstA family protein; the protein is MTTRLVKHLAWFAVAVLGACALSVVALRRGEPINALWIVVAAVAIYLVAYRYYSLFIANNVMQLDARRATPAVLNNDGLDYVPTNKHILFGHHFAAIAGAGPLVGPVLAAQMGYLPGTLWLIAGVVLAGAVQDFMVLFLSTRRNGRSLGDMVREEMGRIPGTIALFGCFLIMIIILAVLALIVVKALAESPWGIFTVMATIPIAMFMGLYMRYIRPGRIGEISLIGVLLLLGSIWLGGQIAADPVWAKAFTFTGIQITWMLIGYGFVAAVLPVWLILAPRDYLSTFLKIGTIVALAIGILVTMPELKMPALTQFTDGTGPVWKGGLFPFLFITIACGAVSGFHALISSGTTPKLLDNETNARYIGYGGMLMESFVAIMAMVAASVIEPGVYFAMNSPAAIVGGDVVAVAQTVSSWGFAITPEALQAVAKDIGETTVLARAGGAPTLAVGIAQILHSVLPGENTMAFWYHFAILFEALFILTAVDAGTRAGRFMLQDLLGSFVPSLKRTESWPANLIATAGCVALWGYLLYQGVIDPLGGINTLWPLFGISNQMLAGIALMLATVVLIKMKRQRYVWVTLLPASWLLICTTTAGLIKLFDANPAIGFLALARKYNDALAAGQILAPAKSIEQMQHVVFNAYTNATLTVLFLFVVFSILFYALKVGIAAWGTKERTDKEAPFQALPDA
- a CDS encoding transporter substrate-binding domain-containing protein; amino-acid sequence: MKTITSSMTLCGLLALSCAALAEPAPSLLDQVLQRGELKVCTTGDYKPYTFKTATGEYEGIDIDMARSLAASLGVKVQWVQTTWKTLMPDMVAGQCDIGMGGISVTLERQKKAYFSTTLDVDGKIPLVRCEDQERYQTIEQMNQPSVRLVEPAGGTNEAFVRAFLPNGQLSFHDNVTIFQQLLDKKADVMITDASEALYQQKLKPGLCAVNPTRYLQYGEKAYLLPRDDTTWKMYVDQWLHLSKANGSYQKVIGQWLAVPAAQ
- a CDS encoding cache domain-containing protein; translated protein: MLLKHKIVALGILPLVLAIAVICALVISLNRQLGDQQAQLIEDSILASKRAELKNYVEMAQSLIAPLYDNGQGDERAQQQVLEELRKLSFGINGYFFVYDRQGRSLMHARQSELVGQYLWDMKDPHGLPVIQALLKSAESGEGFQRYAWNKPSSGQVTDKLAYVVMLDKWGWMLGTGIYLEDVERATQQARDEVAQGIHSTMQAIAAIALVAVLLVFAGGMTLNVSEHRLADKKLQRLNQRIVSLQEEERSRVSRELHDGISQLLVSIKFQFELASHVLENGQENGLGILKNATERLGEAIGEIRSISHDLRSSLLDTLGLPAAIGQLATEFQQRSGLEVSYRSNEFDCRLENGAPVSLFRIAQEALTNIERHAGAKSVGITLFGSSQSLRLTVVDDGMGFNVPQVERGHAGIGLRNIRERVEHFGGRLEVTSVPGRSELDILLPMNLSVTES
- a CDS encoding arabinose transporter, which produces MTQKNVHQGASLAPQATADAKTVLKLLPLTLTVFIGFLTLGMQLPVLPLHLHDTLGMGTLVIGLVVGAQFAAALLSRAWAGNFADMRGGKRAVMVGLVTAAVSGLIYLVSLAFVAAPVTSVWLLLGGRVLLALGESLIVTGALGWGIGLVGAQHAGKVMAWNGIAMYGAYALGAPLGVALNTGWGFTGIAVATIFIPLLALAIVTGVRAVAPTATRRAPFYKVMGAVWVPGLGLAFCSVGFGVVTAFIALLFAARDWGNSSLAFTAFGVAFIAARLLFGHLPDKIGGARVALVCVLIETVGLLLIWDADTATIAYLGAAFTGFGYSLAFPGFGVEAVRRAPPQARGLAMGAYVAFLDISLGITSPLAGLLASGWGIGAVYLGGAIAVALSFAVALMLLRGREAQVLYKS
- a CDS encoding SDR family oxidoreductase; translation: MHVFVTGATGWVGSAVVQELIDAGHQVTGLARSDDKAAALAGTGAKVIRGTLDDLDVLHQAASAADAVIHTAFNHDFSRFVENAEQDRHVIETLGSALQGSERPLLVTSGLLGLTRGASELEVPSPASPRKSETAARALVERGVRVATVRLAPSVHGLGDHGFVPILIRLARETGVSAYLGDGSHCWSGVHRLDAARVYRLALEQGVTQSVYHAVADEAVPFKDIALAIGRGLGLPVESREREHFGWFAHMAGANMAVSSQYTRALLGWTPSSSPGLLADLELPGYYHAD